In one window of Tellurirhabdus rosea DNA:
- a CDS encoding RNA polymerase sigma factor — MLDERALVDGCRRKDRTAQRKLYELFAGKLFVVAQRYTKDRDDAEDVLQDSFVKAFNHLDSFRFECPLEAWLKRIVINTALKHIRKQKPWQNQTDVEEVAYALPQAEDSLAGLHYQQLLRLVQELPTGCQTVFNLYAIEGYTHPEIANMLEISEGTSKSQYSRARMLLQQKIQNELRIRNESV, encoded by the coding sequence ATGCTGGATGAACGAGCACTAGTTGACGGGTGTCGAAGAAAAGACCGAACGGCGCAGCGAAAACTCTATGAGTTGTTCGCCGGGAAGCTATTTGTCGTTGCCCAGCGCTACACCAAAGACCGCGATGATGCCGAAGATGTGCTCCAGGACTCTTTCGTGAAGGCATTCAATCACCTCGACAGTTTCCGGTTTGAGTGCCCGCTCGAAGCGTGGCTCAAACGAATTGTTATCAATACGGCCCTCAAACACATCCGCAAACAAAAGCCCTGGCAAAACCAGACCGACGTGGAAGAAGTGGCCTACGCCCTGCCCCAGGCGGAAGACAGCCTCGCGGGCCTGCACTACCAGCAACTGCTGAGACTGGTACAGGAACTCCCGACCGGCTGCCAGACCGTATTCAATCTGTACGCGATCGAAGGGTACACTCACCCCGAAATTGCTAATATGCTCGAAATTTCAGAAGGCACGTCCAAGTCCCAGTATTCGCGGGCCCGGATGCTGCTGCAACAAAAAATTCAGAACGAACTCCGGATAAGAAATGAGTCAGTCTGA
- a CDS encoding outer membrane beta-barrel protein produces the protein MSQSEENMFEKQWRNAFNEATDTPPMRVWDAIERQLNEEEHGAVVIPFWTRLRPFAYGAAAAVALILLGWWAFYEADRAGADSPGLARQESIPAPSGPASSEQVAAAEQTAADAAGRNPNSLSPEQPEASATPPAVRYDEAVAGRLRTNWKTPGTSSALQTPPRSESFADLPSTMSAVSPRSRTDFRSGESADHQPAIAAKTSETVQERFSRSDAAMATGALERREASYALLAGKPFSLRSRQGISRVVWFRMPDDLAAPQIDRKSRSKEYWTAVTVMPMSFNPAASVRVTGLTPVYATASPSMLSNQGVSTQPEIQNRARMSLSMQWNTGMKVSEHWSVETGVMYLQGNATAQSNAVVMTAMSSSADNLLETALKNSALGQDKQANFDPSRSNSLYAAATNSTTVANEFRFVQIPVQAGYHIRPAGKVSYALLGGILANVFLQNTVGTVEVTPDDAVYRPVTLSGTGGVRINYRPTRRWSGSVTGSYQYALQTGTRPEAQVQTRPQAMGIGVGMNYHF, from the coding sequence ATGAGTCAGTCTGAAGAAAATATGTTCGAAAAACAATGGCGCAACGCCTTCAATGAGGCAACCGACACTCCGCCCATGCGGGTTTGGGATGCCATTGAACGCCAGCTCAACGAAGAGGAGCACGGGGCGGTGGTTATTCCGTTCTGGACACGGTTGCGGCCGTTTGCCTACGGAGCCGCAGCGGCCGTAGCCCTCATTCTGCTGGGCTGGTGGGCCTTTTACGAGGCCGACCGGGCCGGCGCAGACTCGCCGGGCTTGGCCCGTCAGGAAAGCATACCGGCGCCCTCGGGTCCGGCGTCATCCGAACAGGTGGCGGCGGCAGAGCAAACGGCGGCTGACGCGGCCGGACGGAATCCGAATTCCCTTTCCCCGGAACAACCCGAGGCCTCCGCCACGCCCCCCGCGGTGCGGTACGATGAAGCCGTTGCCGGACGGCTCCGCACGAACTGGAAAACGCCCGGTACTTCGTCGGCGCTGCAAACGCCCCCCCGATCGGAGTCCTTTGCGGACCTGCCCAGTACGATGTCGGCCGTTTCGCCCCGGAGCCGGACAGATTTCCGGTCGGGCGAAAGCGCAGACCATCAACCAGCAATTGCCGCAAAGACATCAGAGACGGTACAGGAGCGTTTCAGCCGTTCGGATGCCGCTATGGCAACCGGAGCCCTCGAACGCCGGGAGGCTTCCTATGCCCTGCTGGCGGGCAAACCGTTCTCGCTCCGTTCCCGCCAGGGCATCAGCCGGGTGGTCTGGTTCCGGATGCCCGATGACTTGGCCGCTCCCCAGATCGACCGGAAGAGCCGCAGCAAGGAATACTGGACCGCCGTAACGGTAATGCCTATGTCGTTCAACCCCGCGGCTTCCGTCCGGGTTACGGGCCTGACGCCGGTCTACGCAACGGCCAGCCCCTCGATGCTGTCGAACCAGGGCGTATCGACCCAGCCGGAGATTCAGAACCGCGCCCGGATGTCGCTGTCGATGCAGTGGAATACTGGGATGAAAGTTTCGGAACACTGGTCGGTCGAAACCGGCGTCATGTATTTGCAGGGTAACGCGACCGCCCAGAGCAACGCCGTGGTCATGACCGCCATGAGCAGTTCGGCCGACAACCTGCTGGAAACGGCGCTCAAAAACAGCGCGCTGGGACAGGACAAGCAGGCAAACTTTGACCCCAGTCGCAGCAATTCGCTCTATGCCGCGGCGACCAACAGCACGACGGTTGCCAACGAATTCCGGTTTGTGCAGATTCCGGTTCAGGCGGGCTACCACATTCGCCCGGCGGGCAAGGTGAGCTATGCCCTGCTGGGTGGAATTCTGGCCAATGTCTTCCTTCAGAATACCGTCGGAACGGTGGAAGTAACGCCGGACGACGCCGTTTACCGCCCCGTTACGCTTTCAGGAACGGGAGGCGTGCGCATCAACTACCGCCCCACCCGCCGCTGGTCAGGTTCAGTGACCGGCTCTTATCAGTACGCGCTCCAGACGGGTACGCGTCCGGAGGCCCAGGTGCAGACCCGCCCGCAGGCTATGGGTATCGGGGTCGGTATGAACTACCACTTTTGA